The following are encoded in a window of Castanea sativa cultivar Marrone di Chiusa Pesio chromosome 5, ASM4071231v1 genomic DNA:
- the LOC142634605 gene encoding uncharacterized protein LOC142634605, with protein MEASCASASALSEGSLRRRAPRMCYCPSPQKPVLVVSWTENNLGRRFYGCPNYWVGKKCKFFQWVDDEICERGKVLIPEMRQKILRLQVEVSTCKKREKFLTVCLILSLILCGICLCVILALVN; from the exons ATGGAAGCTAGCTGTGCATCTGCCTCTGCATTATCAGAGGGAAGCTTGAGGAGGAGAGCACCACGCATGTGCTATTGTCCCTCCCCTCAAAAGCCCGTGCTAGTGGTGTCTTGGACAGAGAACAATCTAGGGAGAAGGTTTTATGGGTGTCCCAATTACTGG GTTGGTAAGAAGTGCAAGTTCTTCCAATGGGTTGATGATGAGATTTGTGAGCGTGGGAAGGTGCTGATCCCAGAAATGAGGCAGAAAATTCTCAGGCTCCAAGTGGAGGTTTCAACTTGCAAGAAGAGGGAGAAGTTTTTGACAGTCTGTCTGATATTGTCACTGATACTGTGTGGGATATGCCTTTGTGTGATTCTAGCTTTGGTGAATTAG